From Miscanthus floridulus cultivar M001 chromosome 15, ASM1932011v1, whole genome shotgun sequence, the proteins below share one genomic window:
- the LOC136508839 gene encoding thaumatin-like protein 1b, translated as MAAAAAAATACRSLHLFLVVLAVSVSGVLSKSFTITNNCGYTVWPGILSGERSPSLETTGFELPPGASQTLQAPAGWSGRLWGRTLCTTDGTANKFACATGDCGSSAVSCGGGNAAPPATLAEFTLDGSGGGMDFYDVSLVDGSNLPLLVAPSGASPGAGNCAPTGCPVDLNAACPADLRVVVTSSSAAADVNADDVVACKSACLAFGSPRYCCSGEYASPDTCGPSAYSEFFKNACPRAYSYAFDDATSTFTCAGGDTAYTVTFCPGTNSVKSSSPNSGAPGDLPLINGTMAYASGDQQVGAAAATPSTSRSVVVLLGAAVLVMLAGGALS; from the exons atggcggcggcggcggcggcggcgacggcttgCCGATCTCTTCATCTGTTCTTGGTCGTCCTCGCCGTGTCGGTTAGTG GTGTTTTGTCGAAGTCGTTCACCATCACCAACAACTGCGGGTACACGGTATGGCCAGGGATCCTCTCCGGCGAGCGCTCGCCGTCGCTGGAAACCACGGGCTTCGAGCTCCCGCCGGGCGCGTCGCAAACCCTGCAGGCGCCGGCGGGATGGTCGGGCCGCCTCTGGGGCCGCACCCTCTGCACCACCGACGGCACCGCCAACAAGTTCGCGTGCGCCACGGGCGACTGCGGCTCGAGCGCCGTGTCCTGCGGCGGCGGCAACGCCGCGCCGCCGGCGACGCTGGCGGAGTTCACGCtggacggcagcggcggcggcatggaCTTCTACGACGTGAGCCTGGTGGACGGGTCCAACCTCCCACTGCTGGTGGCGCCGTCCGGCGCGTCCCCTGGCGCCGGCAACTGCGCGCCCACGGGGTGCCCGGTCGACCTCAACGCCGCGTGCCCCGCCGACCTACGGGTCGTCGTCACATCGTCGTCCGCCGCCGCTGATGTCAACGCTGATGATGTTGTGGCGTGCAAGAGCGCGTGCCTCGCGTTCGGGTCGCCGCGGTACTGCTGCAGCGGCGAGTACGCGAGCCCTGACACGTGCGGGCCGTCGGCGTACTCGGAGTTCTTCAAGAACGCGTGCCCAAGGGCGTATAGCTACGCGTTCGACGACGCTACCTCCACCTTCACCTGCGCCGGCGGCGACACCGCGTACACCGTCACCTTCTGCCCCGGCACCAACAG CGTGAAGTCCTCCAGCCCGAACTCAGGCGCACCTGGAGACCTGCCGCTTATCAATGGCACCATGGCATACGCCAGCGGTGACCAGCAGGTtggcgccgccgctgctacaccgTCGACGTCGCGCTCCGTCGTCGTGCTTCTCGGTGCCGCCGTCTTGGTCATGCTGGCAGGAGGAGCCTTGTCCTGA